A genome region from Mycolicibacterium litorale includes the following:
- a CDS encoding FAD-dependent monooxygenase: MPAPTVLISGAGIAGPALALWLTRNGYRVVVVETADGIRPGGQTVDLRGAGADVVARMGLLDQMKSRALFQRGIAWVRSDGSRRAEMPVTAFDGNGPVSKLEILRGDLVDVLYRATKDRCEYRFGTRITALSEHDASVDVTFSDGTTMQADMVVGADGPHSAVRRLVFGPEEQFVTPLGGYNAWFSAPDTVGLDGWYLMFQAPGGLNASMRPSHDPSTVKAGLSFRAESLTYDRHDLDGQRRMLRDRFAGAGWQCDALVAAAEQAEDFYFDSFAQVKMASWSSSRVTLVGDAGYCASPLSGMGTSLALVGAYLLAGELGSAATDLTVDRLRAVFGRYDTVMRPYVDRCQKLNNTLDRYAPLTEKEISDNATAMKWMQRWPLRPIASRLWFRTADAITLPEYSAAEEARRP, from the coding sequence ATGCCCGCACCGACCGTCCTGATCAGCGGCGCCGGAATCGCCGGCCCGGCACTGGCACTGTGGTTGACGCGCAACGGATATCGCGTCGTGGTGGTGGAGACCGCCGACGGTATCCGGCCCGGCGGGCAGACCGTCGACCTGCGCGGCGCGGGCGCCGACGTGGTGGCCAGGATGGGCCTGCTCGACCAGATGAAGAGCCGGGCGCTGTTCCAGCGCGGCATCGCGTGGGTGCGCTCGGACGGCAGCCGACGGGCCGAGATGCCGGTGACGGCGTTCGACGGCAACGGTCCGGTGTCCAAACTCGAGATCCTGCGCGGCGACCTCGTCGACGTGCTGTACCGGGCGACGAAGGACCGCTGCGAGTACCGGTTCGGCACCCGCATCACCGCGCTGTCCGAACACGATGCGAGCGTCGACGTGACGTTCTCCGACGGCACCACGATGCAGGCGGACATGGTGGTGGGCGCCGACGGACCTCACTCGGCGGTGCGCCGGCTGGTGTTCGGACCCGAGGAGCAGTTCGTCACCCCGCTCGGCGGATACAACGCGTGGTTCTCGGCGCCCGACACGGTCGGCCTCGACGGCTGGTACCTGATGTTCCAGGCGCCCGGCGGGCTCAACGCGTCGATGCGGCCGTCGCACGATCCGTCGACTGTCAAGGCCGGCCTGTCGTTTCGCGCGGAGTCCCTCACCTACGACCGGCACGACCTCGACGGGCAGCGGCGCATGCTGCGGGACCGGTTCGCAGGCGCGGGGTGGCAGTGCGATGCGCTGGTGGCGGCCGCCGAGCAGGCCGAGGACTTCTACTTCGACTCGTTCGCGCAGGTGAAGATGGCGTCGTGGTCGTCGTCGCGGGTCACCCTCGTCGGCGATGCCGGGTACTGCGCCTCCCCGCTGTCGGGCATGGGCACCAGCCTCGCCCTCGTCGGCGCCTACCTGCTGGCCGGCGAACTGGGTTCGGCTGCAACGGATCTCACTGTCGACCGGCTACGCGCGGTGTTCGGCAGGTACGACACGGTGATGCGGCCCTACGTGGACCGCTGCCAGAAGCTGAACAACACGCTCGACCGGTACGCGCCGCTGACGGAGAAGGAGATCTCCGACAACGCGACCGCGATGAAGTGGATGCAACGCTGGCCGCTGCGGCCGATCGCGTCGCGGCTGTGGTTCCGCACCGCCGACGCGATCACGCTGCCGGAGTACTCGGCCGCCGAGGAGGCGCGGCGGCCCTGA
- the nusB gene encoding transcription antitermination factor NusB has translation MSDRKPDRGRHQARKRAVDLLFEAEARGLTPAEVATSRNKLAGTQPDVTALNPYTVTVARGVTDHRAHIDDLISAHLHGWTLDRLPAVDRAILRVAVWELLHAQDVPEPVAVDEAVELAKQLSTDDSPGFVNGVLGQVMLVTPQIRAAGEAVRGAVGGAQGGAEG, from the coding sequence ATGTCTGACCGCAAACCGGATCGTGGCCGCCACCAGGCCCGTAAACGCGCCGTCGACCTGCTGTTCGAGGCGGAGGCGCGCGGACTGACCCCCGCGGAGGTCGCCACCTCGCGCAACAAGCTGGCGGGGACGCAGCCCGACGTGACGGCGCTCAACCCGTACACCGTCACCGTCGCGCGTGGGGTGACCGATCACCGCGCCCACATCGACGATCTGATCTCGGCGCATCTGCACGGCTGGACGCTGGACCGGTTGCCCGCGGTCGACCGCGCGATCCTGCGGGTCGCCGTGTGGGAGCTGCTGCACGCCCAGGACGTCCCGGAACCGGTCGCGGTCGACGAGGCCGTCGAGCTGGCCAAACAGCTGTCCACCGACGATTCGCCGGGCTTCGTCAACGGGGTGCTCGGTCAGGTGATGCTGGTGACGCCGCAGATCCGGGCCGCCGGCGAGGCGGTCCGCGGTGCGGTCGGCGGCGCGCAGGGTGGCGCGGAGGGCTGA
- the efp gene encoding elongation factor P: protein MASTADFKNGLVLQIDGQLWQITEFQHVKPGKGPAFVRTKLKNVVSGKVVDKTYNAGVKVETATVDRRDATYLYRDGSDFVFMDSEDFEQHPLPEALVGRLAGFLLESMPVQIAFHDGTPLYLELPVTVELEVTHTEPGLQGDRSSAGTKPATLETGAEIQVPLFINTGDKLKVDSRDGSYLGRVNS from the coding sequence GTGGCATCGACCGCCGACTTCAAGAATGGGCTCGTCCTGCAGATCGACGGCCAACTGTGGCAGATCACCGAGTTCCAGCACGTCAAACCCGGTAAGGGTCCGGCGTTCGTGCGCACCAAGCTCAAGAACGTGGTGTCGGGCAAGGTCGTCGACAAGACCTACAACGCCGGGGTGAAGGTGGAGACCGCGACGGTTGACCGCCGCGATGCGACCTACCTCTACCGCGACGGCTCGGACTTCGTGTTCATGGACTCCGAGGACTTCGAACAGCACCCGCTGCCCGAGGCGCTGGTGGGCCGGCTGGCCGGCTTCCTGCTCGAGAGCATGCCGGTGCAGATCGCCTTCCACGACGGCACTCCGCTGTACCTCGAGCTGCCGGTGACCGTCGAACTCGAGGTCACCCACACCGAACCCGGCCTGCAGGGTGACCGCTCCAGCGCGGGCACCAAGCCGGCGACGCTGGAGACGGGCGCCGAGATCCAGGTCCCGTTGTTCATCAATACCGGTGACAAGCTCAAGGTGGACTCGCGCGACGGCAGCTACCTGGGTCGCGTCAACTCCTAG
- a CDS encoding aminopeptidase P family protein has translation MTLSQRRDRLRDRLAAAELDAMLVTDLVNVRYLSGFTGSNAALLVRVSDTTPVLATDGRYRTQAARQSPDAEIVIERACGPYLAGRAAADGVRRLGFESHVVTVDGHRGLLQAAGDTELVRAPGQVEALREVKDAGEVAILRLACEAADAALADLLAAGGLRPGRTEKQVRRDLEALMLDHGADGPSFETIVAAGASSAIPHHRPTDAVLTTGDFVKIDFGALVSGYHSDMTRTFVLGSAQDWQREVYDLVAAAQRAGTDALAAGVTLSEVDAASRQVIADAGYAEHFGHGLGHGVGLQIHEAPGINAAAAGTLLAGSVVTVEPGVYLPDRGGVRIEDTLVVGFDTGTTRDTPDLLTRFPKELAIID, from the coding sequence GTGACTCTTTCCCAGCGTAGAGACCGACTGCGCGATCGGCTGGCCGCCGCCGAACTGGACGCGATGCTGGTCACAGACCTGGTCAACGTCCGATACCTGTCCGGATTCACCGGATCGAATGCCGCGCTGCTCGTGCGCGTGTCCGACACCACCCCGGTACTCGCGACCGACGGGCGCTACCGCACGCAAGCCGCCCGGCAGTCGCCCGACGCCGAGATCGTCATCGAACGGGCCTGCGGGCCGTACCTGGCCGGCCGCGCCGCCGCCGACGGGGTGCGCCGCCTCGGCTTCGAGAGCCACGTGGTCACCGTCGACGGACATCGCGGCCTGCTGCAGGCAGCAGGCGACACCGAACTGGTCCGCGCCCCCGGCCAGGTGGAGGCGCTGCGCGAGGTCAAGGACGCCGGCGAGGTCGCGATCCTGCGGCTGGCCTGCGAGGCCGCCGACGCCGCGCTGGCCGACCTGCTCGCCGCAGGCGGGTTGCGGCCGGGGCGCACCGAGAAGCAGGTGCGCCGTGATCTGGAGGCGCTGATGCTCGACCACGGCGCCGACGGGCCGTCGTTCGAGACGATTGTCGCGGCCGGAGCCAGTTCCGCGATCCCGCATCACCGGCCCACCGACGCGGTGCTGACGACCGGCGACTTCGTCAAGATCGACTTCGGTGCGCTGGTGAGCGGCTACCACTCCGATATGACCCGCACCTTCGTGCTGGGCAGCGCGCAGGACTGGCAGCGGGAGGTCTACGACCTGGTCGCCGCCGCGCAGCGGGCCGGCACCGACGCGCTGGCGGCGGGGGTCACGCTCTCCGAGGTCGACGCCGCGTCGCGTCAGGTCATCGCCGATGCCGGGTACGCCGAGCACTTCGGACACGGCCTCGGGCACGGGGTGGGGCTGCAGATCCACGAAGCGCCGGGAATCAATGCCGCTGCCGCCGGTACACTGCTTGCTGGCTCTGTGGTCACCGTGGAGCCCGGTGTCTATCTGCCCGACCGGGGCGGGGTCCGCATCGAGGACACGCTGGTCGTCGGCTTCGACACGGGCACCACACGAGACACCCCCGACTTGCTCACCCGGTTCCCCAAGGAACTGGCCATCATCGATTAG
- a CDS encoding B-4DMT family transporter gives MSKWLLRGLVFAALMVIVRLLQGAMINAWETRAATISFALVAVYAIVAFAWGFIDGRQDARRNPDPDRRSDLAMTWLLTGLFAGIVSGLVAWFIGMFYKNLYVEALLNEITTFAAFTALLTFLLAIAGVALGRWLVDRKTPDQPRRREGEDDDRADTDVFAAVRPGGNDDSANGQTSPVATEAPPEQRA, from the coding sequence ATGAGCAAGTGGCTACTGCGCGGACTGGTGTTCGCGGCCCTGATGGTGATCGTCCGATTGCTGCAGGGAGCGATGATCAACGCGTGGGAGACCAGGGCGGCGACGATCAGCTTCGCGCTGGTCGCGGTGTACGCGATCGTGGCGTTCGCGTGGGGGTTCATCGACGGCCGTCAGGACGCCCGCCGCAACCCCGACCCGGATCGCCGTTCGGACCTCGCGATGACCTGGCTGCTGACCGGGCTGTTCGCGGGGATCGTCAGCGGGCTGGTCGCGTGGTTCATCGGCATGTTCTACAAGAACCTCTACGTCGAGGCGCTGCTGAACGAGATCACCACGTTCGCGGCGTTCACCGCGCTGCTGACGTTCCTGCTCGCGATCGCCGGGGTGGCGCTGGGCCGCTGGCTGGTCGACCGAAAGACGCCCGACCAGCCGCGCCGGCGTGAGGGTGAGGACGACGACCGTGCCGACACCGACGTGTTCGCCGCGGTGCGGCCCGGCGGCAACGACGATTCGGCGAACGGCCAGACGTCGCCGGTGGCGACCGAAGCGCCGCCCGAGCAGCGCGCCTAA
- the aroQ gene encoding type II 3-dehydroquinate dehydratase, which translates to MSEPTSTVNVINGPNLGRLGRREPDVYGSTTHADLVAMIEREAADLGLKVSVRQSDSEAELIGWVHAAADAGEPVILNAGALTHTSIALRDACAELRAPLIEVHISNVHRREEFRHHSYLSAVSTGVIVGLGVQGYLLALRYLAAA; encoded by the coding sequence ATGAGCGAGCCGACGAGCACGGTCAACGTGATCAACGGCCCCAACCTGGGCCGGCTCGGCCGTCGGGAACCCGACGTCTACGGCAGCACCACGCACGCCGACCTGGTGGCGATGATCGAGCGGGAGGCAGCCGATCTCGGGCTGAAAGTGTCAGTGCGCCAGAGCGACAGCGAAGCCGAACTGATCGGCTGGGTCCACGCCGCCGCCGATGCCGGCGAACCGGTGATCCTCAACGCCGGAGCGTTGACCCACACCTCGATCGCGCTGCGGGACGCCTGCGCCGAACTACGGGCGCCGCTGATCGAGGTGCACATCTCGAACGTCCACCGGCGCGAGGAATTCCGTCACCATTCGTATCTGAGCGCGGTCTCGACCGGAGTGATCGTGGGGCTCGGCGTGCAGGGCTACCTGCTCGCGCTGCGCTACCTCGCCGCGGCTTAG